CACTCCCTTGCCCCCGCCTCAGTTCAGCCCACCCCTTCCCTGGTCAGCTGGAGCCGGGCAGGGTAAGAGGGACAGGCAGCTGCAGGAAAATGGCGGCGCCAGGCTCCTCCTCGGAGCTTTCCGGGCTGCCCCCGGGTCACGTGACTCGGACACcgcccctcctcccttctcccgcccctttccccttccctttcctcttcgACGCCCGCCCTCCCTCGCTCAACGAGGGAAGAGCGGGGCGGCGCCCGCGCGTTACGTGATGGAACTCGCCAGGCAGGCGCAACAGGAGGTCCGCCCGAGGGGAGTGCGCAGCTGGCGCGTCACGTGACTCTCCCTGCCAACAGGTCGCCTGAGGCTCGGCCCGCGGGGTCACAGACGGGGGGCGGGGCGGGAGAGGAATGGCGAGGGTGGCGTGCTGGGGGCGGGGCGGCAGGCTTCTCCACTTACCCCCAACTCAAGTGTGTCCTCGTGTCTGTGGTTGAAACCAACAGCCTGACAAAGGAGGTGCCGCTGCCGTCACAGCTTCCCCTGAAGTCGGGGGTATTAGGCCTCTGGCTCCCCGAGCTTTCCTAGCAGAGTCAAGAAATGTATTTCGAGACGCCTCCCAAAGCCGCCCTCCTGGCTTAAAGGAGAAGGTTCCAGGCGGCCTATTTTCTGAACCTGCCAGCAGGCCTCTCTCTACCGTGGAACTATTGAAGCTCTCCTTATTTACTTACCCCAGAAAGGTTTTTTTTACCCCCTTTCCTTGGGAGGCTTGGAAATGTCACCTGGTTTTGTTTATCTCTACTCCGAAAACCCGACACGTTGCTGCCATTCTAAATTTAGATACTAGCTGGCCCGTATTCATTCTCTAGGGTGTGGAATAGGACAGGAAACACATAGCTTCACTGGAATTTGAAAAGGGAAGTGGTAGGATGATGTCAACAGCGATTAGCTTGACCCTACATGGCTGACTGCTGTGGTGATTAAAGGTCCAGACCATAGAAGGAAGTGAGAGGGGCGGTAAATGGAGAAGTCCTATTCAAATAGTCCAGACATCGCTGCCTGCCATCTCTCTTGGTTTAGtctttctttccttggcctctttTCTCTTATTGGGTGAGCCAGATTTCCATGGAAAGACGTTGACACTGCCCTGTggacattttaaaagaagtattATATCCTGAAATACTATTGAATGAGACCCAGACCATACATAACAAAGCCTTTTATATGTTATTAGAGCCTCTACATTTAACCCAGGGTTAGGGATAAGTTGAAAAATCTCTTGAGTGTTAAGTTACCATGATAGTCACATGTAATCTTGCTAGTTTCAAATGAAATGCTAACATTCTCAGAAAGTCTGTGTACACCATCTGCCAGCCAAATCCAAAATACTGTGCTTCAATCTGGTGACTCTCAAAGGATGCAAAGCTGAtagatatttaacattttatgtatcATATCAGGAATTTTGTGGTCTCCCATTTCATATTCCCCACACCCCCTCACCCCCCTTTTTTCCCCACTATGGCTGGTGAAATTCTGCAGCAACATCCTCTTGCCAAGAACACACAGTTCTTAATCCCAGCGGGCTTCATCTTTGTCAAGCCAGCCTCCAATTTCACAAAACTATAATGACTTCCTTCACTGTACTGCAATCCATCTGTGGTTTGGTGCCCAGTTTGCTGCCCCATCTCCATTGGGCAGTGGAATTACCAAATTTTCAAGACATGTTATCAGCCATCATTGCTACTGGTCTATGGGTTCCACTGTATAAGTTACTGGTTGGCTTGAGCCTCTGCATTGGTAAACCCCAAACTGAGGTCAACACTAACATGGTCTAGCTATCAACAGGTGAATATTTTATCCTTAGGGAAAATGTCAGTCATTCCTAAGTACATAACAGGAAAGTATTACACTGCTACTTTTACCAAAGAGGTTCTTTCAGACCACTTTTATGACAAAAATTGTTGACATGTTTACCCTATTAACAGGCTGCTGTtagaaatatcattttattttttccaagtatACATGGTAGAAGTTTCTAACTATGTAAATAATCAGTAATCATTGAAGAAGATTATGTGTAGTTGTGAACTGAAATCTATGGAGAAATTTAGAAGAAGATGGGGAATTGTTCTAAGGATAGACACTACTGACCTATTTTGTCTTACATGTTTAAGTGTCCTCTATGTCAGTTTCCTTGGTCTCTTCAGGAAATATCTCTACCTGAAGTTCCACAGATGCCAACTCACCATGGCCAAAACTGAACTTCTCTTGCCCTTGCCCAGCATCCTACATCTTTAATCCACACTGTTCCCTGTATCTGTTAATGGCCTCACCACATGCCCAGAAGCTCCCCTCAGAAAGCTGTGATTCAGAGTTCTCCTTCTGTTTTATTTCCCTCATCAAGCCTAACCTACTCTCAAACACATCCCATCTCTAACACCACTTCTGTTGCCTTAGTTCCAGCCTTTATGATCTCTGTTGTACTAGACTATTTTAGTAACTTCTTAGCTGATTCCGTGTCTTTTATACCCTGACTCTCCAATTCAGATATTTCTGAAACTAAAATGTGATTGtcttttctttgctttaaaatCTTCCATTAGCTCCCCCATCGCTACCCTAAAGGATGAAATTAAGGACTCTCAACATGGCATACATGGTTCTTCATGATCTGGCCCCGTTTTAGAAGTTTCTAAGTATGTAAATAATCAGTGACTGTTGTAGAGGTTTATGTGTAATTGTGAAATGAAATATATGGAGCAATTTAGAAGAAGATGGGGAATTAGAGCTAAGAATAGGCATTACTGACCTACTTTATCTTATATACTTAAGTTTTCTCTGTGTCAGTTTCCTCGGTCTATTCAAGAAATATCTTACCTGAAGTTCCACATATGCCAACTCATATGGCCACCTAAACCTGTTGAGCCTTGTCTCTTCCCATTCCTCTAAATTCCCCTACCTACCTGCTACTTGTTAAGCCTCATCTCTTCTGATTCCTTTAAATGCACTCCAGCCAATATCACACTACTTGACATACTTGGATGTCATGCTATTTCACATCCCAATAAGCAGTTACTGGTTTCCTTTTGTTACTCATATCTTATATATCCTTCTGTTATCTAATTGTTATTGTGATTGACTAATTGCACTAACATGGGGGTGCAGAGATACATCCATGCTAGTGTTATGGTTGATGCAAGGTAGATACACAGTAGATggtgattgaatgaatgaatgagaacgCTTTGAAATCACACATTCAGACACACCATCACTCCAAACCTCTCATTTGATAAAATCTGCCCACTTTTTCACACATATAGCATGTctgctgggcatggaggcataAGCCTatagtcatagctacttgggaggctgaagcaggaggattccttgagtccaggagtttaagcctgcagtgaattatgatcctatcattgcattccagcctggatgacagagcaagacactgcctctaaaaataaataaataaagtatgtcCATCCCATAATTATCTGTTTAGAGCATCATCCTTATTTAGTACCTTCTTAATTAATttactctttcaaaaaatatgtGTTGAACTGTGTGTCAGGCATAGAGGTTCTAAGTGTTAAACACTATTTACAGTGAACCTATCAGTCCTTTGGGAACTAGTCAGTTCTCAACTTGAAGGTCTCTTTGCTTTGATTGTAAAGGAGCAGAccaaaaacagaaggaaaaaacttGAATAACATATTTCCTAGATATTTCTTAGGCTCTTCCAACTAAAAGGTATGTTGTAGAGAGGCAGGGAGTGTTGGGAGAAGGAACAAGTTTTTTTAATGCCTCCTATGTGCTAGAAACActacactttaaaaatttaatgctCATAACAATAACTTCAAAAAATATCATGCCCAAGTATCGTGCCCATCCGATACAAGAAAACAGACAAGTCttagaaattactttttatttttatttttttgagacagaatctcactctgttgcccaggctggagtgcagtggcgcaatctcggctcactgcaagctccgcctcccgggttcacaccattctcctgcctcaacctcccgagtagctgggactacaggcacccacccaccaccatgcctggctaattttttgtacttttagtagagatggggtttcaccgtgtcagccagagtggtctggatctcctcacctcatgatctgcccacctcggcctcccaaagtgctgggattacaggcatgagccaccacacccggccaaatcTTAGAAATTGAGTAACTTTCCAAAATCCCACAGATAACTAAGTGGCAGaagcaagatttaaaaaataattctcctTCCAATACTCTACCCAGACCCTTTAGCCAGTACTTGAAGCAGCTGCCAATATAGACtaaatttattcaacagataGTTCTTGCCtgcatactatgtgccagggttTTCTAGACGCTAAGATAAAATAATGTGCAAGACAAACAGAGCCTCTGTTCTTAGAGATCTTAGTCTGTAAGTGGtaacaaaggagaaaataggTAAAAGTATGCTGCACCTGAGGAACCTTAAGTCGTCATCAATGACTTAAGAAAGTGGCAAAGGCATATGGAAGAGAAAATTGACcagaatttttacttttattattatactttattatcTAAATTATAATCTTTTGATATTAAGCTAACTAAACTGATATAAACACATGGCAAACCCTTCCTTCCTCACCTTTCTGTGTTTACACTTCCTGATGCTGCCAGTCAGTTAGAGATCATAACTTCACATAACCTTACAAAGGTAAGGACTTTTCTTTGTAACTAAGTTCCCTTGCTAGAACCTCTAAACAAATAAAGTCATGTGCCgcatgacatttcagtcaacaatcACCACAGATACAGGGGTGGTCCTATAAATTATAATACCCTGTTTTTGCTGTATCTGTTCTATGTTTAGATTTATGTTTAGCTACACAAATACCATTTTGTTACAGTTGCTTATTTAGTACAGTAATGTGTGGTACAGGTTTATAggctaggagcaacaggctataaTATATAATCTtcgtgtgtagtaggctataccatctaggcttctgtaagtacactctgtgatgttcacaaaccaacaaaattgcctaatgacacgTTTCTCAGCACTTTTCCCCATTGTTATGTGATGTATGACTGTATTCTACTTCCAACTGCAGGAAACTTATTCAGACTCCCAGTATATGTATTTGtgacaacaataataatatgtGACTTTGTTGATTACTTACCCTGTTCTAAGCAcgttacatacattatctcagtTACACCCTAAAACCTCATGACCTTAAGTGGCAGAGACAGCAAACTGTGTCCTTTCCCCCTTGAGCACAGAGTTAGaccacatttcccagcctcctttgcaatTAGTTGGGATCTTGTGACTGACTTCTGTCCCAGAGAATGTGGACAGAAATAATGAAAGCCATTTAAGTCTTGACCCATAAGGCCTCAAAAACCTCCTACACATGCTCcatattctctttctttcccttcttacAGGCTGAATGAAGACTTCAGAGAATCTAGAGGAGGTCAATACCACAAAATGTAAGAAGCCTGGGGTCACAGATGAATCCTTGGAGGAATGCTGCCCGTGAGAACTGCATGACCAGAAACATAAATTATGctgccgagcgcagtggctcatgcctgtaatcccagcactttgggaggctgaggcggtggatcacctgaggtcaggagttagagaccagcctgaccaacatggcgaaaccctgtgtctactaaaaatacaaaaattagccgagcatggtggcatgcgcctataatctcagctactcaggaggctgaggcaggagaattgtttgaaccctcggaggcagaggttgcattgagccaagattgtgccgcttcactccagcttgggcgaaagagcaaaactctgtctctaaataaataaatcccctGAGATTTTTGATGCTGTTTGTTACAGTAATCAGCTACCCTACCTAATACActtcttttctctccattttactGATAAAGAAATTAAAGCTTAGGAAaagtaagtaacttgcttaagCTTGCTCAgctgttaggttggggaagtagGATTAGAGCTCAGGTCTACCTAACTTTACAGCTGGGCTCTCACTGCTTGTGTTCCTCGTGGAACTATTTCATGTACttctaaaattttcataaaaattccaTATGGCCCTTTACAAACTGCTACATCTAGCATGGCTACAAAAACAATAATCAGGGTAATCTCCAGCTTCTCTAACAGGTATGAGGCTCTCTTACTATCTTTAACACATTCCTGCcacactttcctttctttcagatatattactttaaaaatttcaaagtaaCATTATATTTGGACTTTTTTAGTTATTCAGAGATGATGTCTAGACTGGTTGTTAAATACAATCCATCCCTTGAAAGGGAAAATTAGCCAAACCTTGACCCTGAATCATCATAAAAAAACTCTAATTAGGCATGGTGCAGTGCCTCAactgtaattctggcactttgggaggcctcagtggtaggatcacttgagtccaagagttagagaccagcctaggcaacatagcgagactccttatctaccaaaattttaaaaacttagccaagtgtggtggtgtgcagctataataccagctacttgggagactgaggcaggaggatagcttgggcccaggagcttgaggttatagtgagctaagattgggccactacactccagcttgggcaacagagtgagcccctgtctcaaacacacatgcacacacacacacacacaacctctcTATGAAGTAGAACAAAATTAGTACACATGAGATGTTAACATACCTGGGGGCCATTTTTCTCTGTAACCTAAGAGGATGAATCAAGTAAAAATGTGTTAGAACATGCAACATTGAACTAAAATGAAATCAGAAGCTTAATGCTAATGTTAATATTGGGATATTGAATTTTGACCAATAGGTATCAGAAAAATGAAGGAtatttcttaattcatttcaaGTAATGGGAGATATACTGGATTTGGAGTCAGACACATTAGATCTTGAACTTAGGTTCAAAactctgggcaagttactcaCTTTCTAATACATAACACAGGGATAATAGTAAATATCTTGCAGATTTCCTGTTAGGATTAACATAATGTATACAAAAAAACTAGTAAAATGCTTGACACACAGTTGTCACTCCATAAATAGGATTAATCAACATTTACCCAGGATTTGCTATGAGCAAAGCACTCTGCTACATTCTCAGGATACAGAGATGACTTAGACAAAATGCCAACACAGTATGTTAAGTACTATGATAGAGGTGTTGCATACAGTattaaaagaacagagaaaaggaaCCCTGAATTCTGCTTGGAGCAATCAGTGAGGGTTTCCCAGGGGCATAAATTGCCATGTTCTTTATATGTTTATCCTTTTGGCTTTGCATCTTTATCCTCTTGGCTATTTTATTCCCCCTCTTCTGGAGTAAGGTCCTTGATTGTTAATGAACACCTTTGTCCTTTACTCATGGTATTCCTAAGGCATTCGACAACAAATACGGGACCAATTCTTCATACAGCAGTAAGGTTGAACAAACCCTACCCAAATTAAAGGGGAAAAGACACTTGATTATATAAGGAAGACCTAAATGGATTATGGCACATGCTTTCATTGTCCACTTTTGAAAACCTGGGACTATGGCTTTGAAATGCCTTGTGAACTCTATAATCATTTTTGTCTTAGTGTCTGTCTGCATTGCAGTTACTAGATAAATGATCATCAGAGTCTTAGATGCTGCTGCACATCCATTGTTAAACTAGATAATTTACAGATGATCATTCAACAAAAGGAATGAGAAGGTTTCATAAAGAGGTCAAAAAAACTACCATGAAAAACTCAATATACCATTGCAACTTATTAAATAGCAATGCAGATCTGGACTGATGTTCCAGGTAATAATGGTATTTCTTCCAGCTTGGGTTGAAGATTGGCTGAAAGAAAGGAGACTgagaaatgaagcaaaaactaTAATGATTTGCAAAATGAATCAACTGTACCATTCCATGACATGcaacacaaacacaaaattgAAGCCCTTATTGTTCTAACGCCAACTTGCTTAGAGACTTACAAGTTAAACCACAGATGAACTGATTTAATGTAACTCTGCACACGCATATGTTCTATAGCTCATCTAGTTAACAAATTTAAACCAATCTCTGCACTGGCTACTAATGTCAGCCATAAATCCCCCCATGATTAACACCAGCCTCCTCTCAAATCCTGTAAGTAATACCTTTTCCTAACTCCCCCTTTTGAGACGTTACTAAAATTTTGTTATGGTGATGCTTCTCCTTATTAGTAACTTTAATAAATCCAGATTTTTATAATTAGCAGGT
This portion of the Macaca mulatta isolate MMU2019108-1 chromosome 14, T2T-MMU8v2.0, whole genome shotgun sequence genome encodes:
- the LOC114672368 gene encoding uncharacterized protein LOC114672368, translating into MSGTPLPPPQFSPPLPWSAGAGQGKRDRQLQENGGARLLLGAFRAAPGSRDSDTAPPPFSRPFPLPFPLRRPPSLAQRGKSGAAPARYVMELARQAQQEAE